The following are encoded together in the Triticum dicoccoides isolate Atlit2015 ecotype Zavitan chromosome 6B, WEW_v2.0, whole genome shotgun sequence genome:
- the LOC119323712 gene encoding uncharacterized protein LOC119323712: MERAWDKGVGQGDGDRHGEPEEGVARGAAHEEACPHPSSARSRLRQALMFTPLELSLLAGDLAITSLSAGMDIWIEWYPPEIYTGVRFKKEEIGPRILDRRTKR; this comes from the exons ATGGAGCGAGCGTGGGACAAGGGCGTGGGACAAGGTGACGGTGACCGGCACGGCGAGCCAGAAGAAGGTGTTGCGCGCGGCGCGGCGCACGAGGAAGCTTGCCCACACCCCTCCTCCGCTCGCTCTCGTCTCCGTCAGGCT CTGATGTTCACTCCATTGGAGCTGAGTCTCCTTGCCGGCGACCTTGCCATCACCAGCCTATCTGCAG GGATGGACATATGGATTGAATGGTACCCTCCTGAAATCTACACAGGTGTCAG ATTTAAGAAAGAAGAAATAGGGCCAAGAATATTAg ATCGGAGAACGAAGAGATGA